A genomic stretch from Solanum stenotomum isolate F172 chromosome 8, ASM1918654v1, whole genome shotgun sequence includes:
- the LOC125872671 gene encoding uncharacterized protein LOC125872671: MDSTLTTPTPTPTNDVDDHQSHDTTFSTPFFRPPPPTTRRSTPSSLSSSPSHSSNSSFGSSLSFHDILDDHNSPISPTTPLQFPKGVPFSWEKIPGIPKQIFSKKNNTTTTLGQLLPLMPPPCGNGNNVPNNSSKKITSFLDEFSPRKNVAKSFRKDPFFAAFVECSKDDQQQYDDDIWKNSSKVPSIRSLSDRFGFISMYTSCKRTCTVSESIVYLPRSRNNYSRKY, translated from the coding sequence ATGGATTCTACTCTTACTACTCCAACTCCAACTCCAACAAATGATGTTGATGATCATCAAAGTCATGACACCACATTCTCAACCCCATTTTTCCGGCCACCACCACCGACGACTCGCCGGAGTACTCCATCATCTCTCTCTTCATCTCCATCTCACTCTTCCAACTCTTCCTTTGGATCATCACTCTCTTTCCATGATATTCTTGATGATCATAATTCCCCTATTAGCCCTACAACTCCTCTTCAATTCCCAAAAGGTGTACCCTTTTCTTGGGAAAAAATTCCTGGAATTCCAAAACaaatattttccaagaaaaATAACACTACTACTACTCTAGGTCAACTTCTCCCATTAATGCCACCACCATGTGGAAATGGAAATAATGTTCCAAATAATTCATCCAAGAAAATTACTAgttttcttgatgagttttctcCAAGAAAAAATGTTGCTAAAAGTTTTAGAAAAGATCCATTTTTTGCTGCATTTGTGGAGTGTTCCAAAGATGATCAACAACAATATGATGATGACATTTGGAAAAATTCTTCAAAGGTACCATCAATAAGAAGTTTAAGTGATAGATTTGGATTCATTAGCATGTATACTTCTTGCAAAAGAACTTGTACAGTCTCTGAATCCATTGTTTATCTTCCAAgatcaagaaataattatagTAGGAAGTACTAG
- the LOC125872638 gene encoding uncharacterized protein LOC125872638: MEKPPSSSRELQCVGRLEIARPKPVGFLCGTIPVSTDKAFHDFKTSELVPSAERVRAPRYRMIPIETDLNTLPLLSSIPDKVLPLVATQSRTSADLLWESGTHTSNLARKGEALAVSGLVEYGEEIDVIAPTDILKQIFKIPYSKARLSIAVHRVGKTLVLNTGPDIEEGEKLIRRNNNPPKCADQSLFLNFAMHSVRMEACDCPPTHTPPKEWQCESRESSPESSDHPIQGSTSYEQSGTSNQEEQSNQRCTYNELKQADCFWGKKKNKKNKDQGAGKKVSQVKEKSRYSVQESEKFRRPSNDGFLRVLFWQFHNFHMLLGSDLLIFSNEKYVAVSLHLWDVSRQVTPLTWLEAWLDNVMASVPELAICYHQDGVVQGYELLKTDDIFLLKGISEDGTPAFHPSVVQQNGLSVLRFLEENCKQDPGAYWLYKSAGEDAIQLFDLSVIPQNRPADDTDDNSCSVPSLINRGRSDPLLSLGTILYRIAHRLSLSMSPENKSRCASFFRKCLDFLDAPDHLVVRACAHEQFARLLLTYDEMLDLSSEALPRESEVTGADAEEEPVESLISVSVSDVHDSLVPKVEPDNTIETLPAIGFDDSVRVTSDEAKSSPRAMTAPMGSNTVSLQDASNSREKSCAVCDLSKMSPKVQTVADPISTKLAAIHHVSQAIKSLRWKRQLQSNIMDLQNSGKNQDELPSALSFSVCACGDTDCIEVCDIREWLPTSKLDDKLWKLVLLLGESYLALGQAYKEDGQLNQALKVVELACLVYGSMPQHREDSKFVSSMFVCSLPEVESDDKSEKAGSSLSDDCFMYDQSSDSYLFWAKAWTLVGDVYVEFHSTDGDKMPVQSEQKPLTKELKMSSEVLREVERLKKTLGQSSQNCSSCSLLNCSCQSDRASSGSSASSSNRDLRSKSYGRKQKKKSHTKANAHAHSGTFADIHQKGESSTSESKLLMHKKNIARIEMSNKLKDSSEAKNSGATNSDRDNMAVKIDGTSAYKCSETLKEESERKSGGIFKYLRGTVAGDADNLLNALNCYDEARNAMVGHLANSEDLQSLIRKKGWVCNELGRKRMERNELDEAEVAFADAINAFKEVADHTNIILINCNLGHGRRALAEEMVAKIENLKEHAILHDAYMQVLQGAKMEYRESLRFYGSAKTVVNHVTEESDLDSSYLRNEVYTQFAHTYLRLGMLLASEDTFAEVYENCVLEDSFNSCVNRPKIDHRKHEISANDAIREALSVYESLGELRKQESAYAYFQLACYQRDCCLKFLEQDQKKHGSSKGGNSFLHRVKQYASLAERNWQKSLDFYGPKTHSFMHLAILVERAGLLLDLSNFLHSNVFLESALTCMLEARHVPVDALGKDNPKICDKYWSQLQMLLKKMLSVSLCPTKSSANSQHSASSKFADAGKLRELYKMSLKYTDFSQLQVMHDLWTS; the protein is encoded by the exons ATGGAGAAACCACCGTCAAGTTCCCGAGAGTTACAGTGTGTAGGAAGACTCGAAATTGCACGCCCTAAACCAGTCGGTTTTCTCTGTGGTACAATTCCTGTTTCAACTGATAAAGCATTCCATGATTTCAAGACTTCCGAACTTGTTCCCTCTGCCGAAAG GGTTAGAGCTCCGAGGTATCGGATGATTCCTATCGAGACTGATCTCAACACTTTGCCGCTGCTTTCGAGTATTCCAGATAAGGTACTCCCATTAGTGGCTACCCAATCAAGGACGAGTGCAG ATTTATTATGGGAAAGTGGCACACACACCTCAAATCTTGCAAGGAAAGGTGAAGCTCTTGCTGTATCAGGTCTGGTGGAGTATGGAGAGGAGATCGATGTCATTGCCCCAACTGATATTCTGAAGCAAATCTTTAAGATTCCATACTCCAAGGCTCGATTATCAATTGCAGTACATCGTGTTGGCAAGACACTAGTTTTAAATACAGG GCCTGATATTGAAGAGGGGGAGAAATTGATCAGAAGAAATAATAACCCACCAAAATGTGCAGATCAGTCTTTGTTTCTAAATTTCGCTATGCATTCAGTTCGCATGGAGGCATGTGATTGTCCTCCAACCCATACACCACCAAAGGAGTGGCAATGTGAATCAAGAGAAAGTTCACCTGAATCTTCTGATCACCCTATACAGGGTAGCACTTCCTATGAGCAAAGTGGAACTTCTAATCAGGAAGAGCAATCTAACCAGCGGTGCACTTATAACGAACTCAAACAGGCTGACTGTTTTTggggaaaaaagaagaataagaaaaataaggATCAAGGTGCTGGAAAGAAGGTCTCACAAGTAAAAGAAAAGTCGAGGTACTCGGTGCAAGAGTCCGAAAAGTTTAGAAGACCTAGTAATGATGGATTCCTAAGGGTCCTATTTTGGCAGTTTCACAATTTCCATATGCTTCTAGGAAGTGATTTACTCATCTTCAGCAATGAAAAGTATGTTGCAGTTAGCTTGCACTTGTGGGATGTTTCACGACAG GTCACACCTTTAACATGGCTAGAGGCATGGCTTGATAATGTCATGGCTAGTGTACCTGAGTTGGCTATATGTTATCATCAAGATGGTGTTGTTCAGGGCTATGAACTCCTTAAAACAGATGATATATTTCTCCTAAAGGGCATATCTGAGGATGGTACTCCTGCTTTTCATCCAAGTGTTGTACAACAAAATGGGCTTTCAGTATTGAGATTCCTTGAAGAAAACTGCAAGCAAGATCCTGGTGCATATTGG CTATACAAAAGTGCGGGAGAAGATGCTATCCAACTCTTTGATCTATCTGTCATACCTCAAAACCGACCTGCCGATGACACTGATGATAATTCTTGCTCTGTGCCATCTCTAATAAATAGAGGGAGAAGCGATCCCTTACTTTCACTAGGGACGATATTGTACCGGATTGCTCACAGACTTTCACTTTCAATG TCTCCTGAAAACAAGTCTAGATGTGCGAGTTTCTTCAGAAAATGTCTTGATTTTTTGGATGCGCCTGATCACCTG GTTGTACGTGCATGTGCTCATGAACAATTTGCGAGGCTCCTTTTAACGTATGATGAAATGTTAGATTTGTCATCTGAAGCACTTCCTAGGGAGTCTGAAGTTACCGGTGCTGATGCTGAAGAAGAACCAGTAGAATCTTTGATTTCAGTTTCTGTATCCGATGTCCATGATTCCCTGGTTCCTAAAGTTGAACCAGATAACACTATTGAAACATTGCCGGCTATTGGATTTGATGATTCTGTGAGGGTAACATCTGATGAGGCTAAATCTTCCCCAAGAGCAATGACAGCTCCAATGGGGAGTAATACAGTCAGTCTGCAAGATGCCTCAAATAGCAGAGAGAAAAGCTGTGCAGTATGTGATTTGTCGAAAATGTCTCCTAAGGTTCAAACTGTTGCTGATCCGATCTCCACTAAGTTGGCTGCCATTCATCATGTCTCTCAAGCTATTAAGTCTCTAAGATGGAAACGTCAACTGCAAAGCAACATAATGGATCTGCAGAATAGTGGTAAAAATCAGGATGAGCTGCCTTCAGCTCTGAGTTTTTCTGTCTGTGCATGTGGGGATACCGACTGTATTGAAGTTTGTGATATTCGAGAATGGCTTCCGACTTCAAAATTGGATGATAAGTTGTGGAAACTAGTTCTATTGCTTGGAGAATCATATTTGGCGCTTGGACAAGCTTATAAAGAAGATGGGCAATTGAATCAGGCCTTGAAGGTTGTAGAGTTGGCATGTCTGGTTTATGGATCAATGCCTCAACATCGGGAAGACTCAAAATTTGTTTCTTCCATGTTCGTTTGTTCATTACCTGAGGTTGAAAGTGATGATAAAAGTGAAAAAGCTGGGTCTTCACTATCTGATGATTGTTTCATGTATGATCAGTCATCTGACAGCTACCTCTTTTGGGCCAAGGCTTGGACACTAGTTGGGGACGTGTATGTAGAATTCCATTCGACAGATGGTGATAAGATGCCAGTACAGTCAGAGCAAAAGCCCTTAACTAAAGAGTTAAAGATGTCATCTGAAGTTTTGAGGGAGGTTGAAAGGCTCAAGAAGACGCTTGGACAGTCTAGTCAAAACTGCAGCTCATGTTCTTTATTAAACTGCAGCTGCCAGAGTGATAGGGCCAGCAGTGGAAGCAGTGCGAGCAGCAGTAATAGAGATTTACGTTCAAAAAGTTATGGCAGAAagcagaaaaaaaaatcacataccAAAGCAAACGCCCATGCTCATTCTGGAACTTTTGCGGATATTCATCAGAAGGGTGAAAGCAGCACATCAGAGAGTAAGCTCTTGATGCATAAGAAAAATATTGCCCGGATAGAAATGTCTAATAAATTGAAAGATAGTTCAGAGGCAAAGAATTCAGGAGCTACCAACTCTGATAGAGATAACATGGCAGTAAAAATTGACGGAACTTCAGCGTATAAATGTTCTGAAACTTTGAAggaagaatctgaaaggaaaaGTGGGGGTATATTTAAATATCTTAGAGGTACTGTAGCTGGAGATGCTGACAATCTCTTGAATGCCTTGAACTGTTATGATGAAGCTAGAAATGCAATGGTTGGACATCTTGCGAATTCAGAAGACTTGCAATCTTTAATTAGAAAGAAAGGATGGGTGTGTAATGAATTAGGCCGTAAGAGGATGGAAAGGAATGAGTTGGATGAAGCTGAAGTTGCTTTTGCTGATGCAATAAATGCATTTAAAGAAGTAGCTGACCACACTAACATTATATtgataaattgtaatttagGTCATGGAAGGAGAGCTCTAGCAGAAGAGATGGTAGCAAAGATTGAAAATCTCAAGGAACATGCAATCCTCCACGATGCATACATGCAAGTTCTCCAGGGTGCCAAGATGGAATACAGGGAATCACTGAGGTTCTATGGATCAGCAAAAACAGTTGTAAACCATGTCACTGAAGAATCAGATTTGGATTCAAGCTACTTGAGAAATGAAGTATATACTCAGTTTGCTCATACATATTTAAGGCTCGGGATGCTACTGGCCAGCGAAGATACATTTGCTGAGGTTTACGAGAACTGTGTCCTTGAGGATTCTTTCAACTCCTGTGTTAATAGACCGAAGATAGACCATAGAAAGCATGAGATTTCAGCTAATGACGCCATTAGAGAGGCTTTATCTGTCTATGAGTCACTGGGTGAGTTACGGAAACAGGAATCTGCATATGCATACTTTCAGTTGGCTTGCTACCAAAGGGATTGCTGCTTGAAATTTTTGGAGCAAGATCAGAAGAAACACGGTTCATCCAAGGGTGGAAATAGCTTTCTTCATAGAGTAAAGCAATATGCTTCTTTGGCTGAGAGGAACTGGCAGAAATCCTTGGATTTCTATGGACCAAAGACACATTCGTTCATGCACTTGGCTATTTTGGTGGAGCGAGCTGGGCTATTATTGGATCTGTCAAATTTTCTTCACTCTAACGTG